One Prunus dulcis chromosome 7, ALMONDv2, whole genome shotgun sequence DNA segment encodes these proteins:
- the LOC117635593 gene encoding protein YLS3-like: MRSKKPIVFCIVVASLAMASMATMEDDENECAEQMATLAACIPFVSGTAKKPTPECCENTKKVKANKPKCLCVLIKKSTDPSMSLPVNTTLALQMPSACNIDGKISDCLSILKLPPSSPDAKIFKEADSNSTTSPTTDGHDHQSTPTSASTSSSSSVSTSPSSSSSGSDSKPSDSKATPSSGATLMKLTETTYLLMMMVSMALMFN; this comes from the exons ATGAGAAGCAAGAAACCGATAGTGTTTTGTATTGTGGTGGCCTCATTGGCCATGGCATCAATGGCAACAATGGAGGATGATGAGAATGAATGTGCAGAGCAGATGGCAACCCTTGCAGCTTGCATTCCATTTGTGAGTGGCACAGCAAAGAAACCAACACCAGAGTGCTGTGAAAACACCAAGAAGGTGAAGGCCAACAAACCCAAGTGCTTATGTGTTCTCATCAAAAAGAGCACTGACCCTTCCATGAGCCTCCCGGTCAATACAACTTTGGCTCTCCAAATGCCCTCAGCTTGCAACATTGATGGCAAAATCTCTGATTGCCTAA GTATTCTGAAACTGCCACCAAGTTCCCCGGATGCAAAGATTTTTAAAGAGGCAGATTCAAATTCTACCACATCCCCCACAACTGATGGTCATGATCATCAGTCTACACCCACTTCAGCTTCcacttcttcatcatcatctgtCTCAACatcaccttcttcttcttcctccggGTCTGATTCAAAGCCATCAGACTCAAAAGCAACTCCAAGCAGTGGAGCAACATTAATGAAGTTAACTGAGACTACATATctgttgatgatgatggttTCAATGGCACTGATGTTCAATTGA
- the LOC117636105 gene encoding dnaJ homolog subfamily C GRV2 isoform X4: MKCVQAVTVRPLSAVNALVRFAEEPQMFAIEFNDGCPIHVYASTSRDSLLAAVRDVLQTEGQCAVTVLPRLTMPGHPIDPPCGRVHLQSGLQRPIADVESASMHLKHLAAAAKDAVSEGGSIPGSRAKLWRRIREFNACIPYSGVPPNIEVPEVTLMALITMLPATPNLPPESPPLPPPSPKAAATVMGFIACLRRLLASRTAASHVMSFPAAVGRIMGLLRNGSEGVAAEAAGLVAVLIGGGPGDTNILTDSKGEQHATIMHTKSVLFANQGYAIILANRLKPMSVSPLLSMAVVEVLEAMICEPHGETTQYTVFVELLRQVAGLKRRLFALFGHPAESVRETVAVIMRTIAEEDAIAAESMRDAALRDGALLRHLLHAFFLPPGERREVSRQLVALWADSYQPALDLLSRVLPPGLVAYLHTRSEGVQSEDANQEGSLTSRRQRRLLQQRKGRTGKGSTSQENSLPNVNNYEVGDPMTQTNAGTFKVSDNYQRSVLDQSSGQASTIQSSGAQTVENSTGELASSGVPQNNHSAFVASADSQSRSIHEAVEANTSMSIDSDSNVTGFQNTGLPAPAQVVVENTPVGSGRLLCNWPEFWRAFSLDHNRADLIWNERTRQELRETLQAEVHKLDVEKERTEDIVPGGATADTMTGQDSVPQISWNYSEFSVRYPSLSKEVCVGQYYLRLLLESGSVGRAQDFPLRDPVAFFRALYHRFLCDADIGLTVDGAVPDEMGASDDWCDMGRLDGFGGGGGYSVRELCARAMAIVYEQHYKTVGPFEGTAHITVLLDRTDDRALRHRLLVLLKVLMKVLSNVEACVLVGGCVLAVDMLTVAHEASERTAIPLQSNLIAATAFMEPLKEWMFVDKEGAQVGPVEKDAIRRFWSKKAIDWTTRCWASGMLDWKRLRDIRELRWALAVRVPVLTPTQIGEAALSILHSMVSAHSDLDDAGEIVTPTPRVKRILSSPRCLPHIAQALLSGEPSIVEGAAALLKAVVTRNPKAMIRLYSTGTFYFSLAYPGSNLLSISQLFSVTHVHQAFHGGEEAAVSSSLPLAKRSVLGGLLPESLLYVLERSGPAAFAAAMVSDSDTPEIIWTHKMRAENLIRQVLQHLGDFPQKLSQHCHSLYEYAPMPPVTYPELRDEMWCHRYYLRNLCDEIRFPNWPIVEHVEFLQSLLVMWREELTRRPMDLSEEEACKILEISLEDVSSDDADTKHSFEMGEEVSSISKQIENIDEEKLKRQYRKLAMRYHPDKNPEGREKFLAVQKAYERLQATMQGLQGPQPWRLLLLLKGQCILYRRYGGILEPFKYAGYPMLLNAVTVDKDDNNFLSSDRAPLLVAASELIWLTCASSSLNGEELVRDGGIQLLANLLSRCMCVVQPTTPASEPSAIIVTNVMRTFCVLSQFESAWSEMLEYSGLVDDIVHCTELELVPAAVDAALQTIAHVSVSTELQDALLKAGVVWYLLPVLLQYDSTAEESNATESHGVGASVQIAKNMHAVRASQALSRLSGLCSDESSTPYNQTAADALRALLTPKLASMLKDQAPKDLLSKLNNNLESPEIIWNSSTRAELLKFVDQQRASQGPDGSYEMKDSHVFAYKALSKELYVGNVYLRVYNDQPDFEISEPEAFCVALIDFISYLVHNQCATDSEVKDVPNQNDSSLETSEHPNDMAVGSIDEQQTPVEDSAVSNGQVVDKEEFEMVKNLKFALNSLKNLLTNSPNLASIFSTKDKLLPLFECFSVPVASESNIPQLCLSVLSLLTTYAPCLEAMVADGSSLLLLLQMLHSAPTCREGVLHVLYALASTPELAWAAAKHGGVVYILELLLPLQEEISLQQRAAAASLLGKLVGQPMHGPRVAITLARFLPDGLVSVIRDGPGEAVVVSLEQTTETPELVWTPAMATSLSAQIATMASDLYREQMKGRVVDWDVPEQASGQQEMRDEPQVGGIYVRLFLKDPKFPLRNPKRFLEGLLDQYLTSIAATHYDTQAVDPELPLLLSAALVSLLRVHPALADHVGYLGYVPKLVAAVAYEGRRETMASGEVNNGSYVDRTYEPDDGSTQPTQTPQERVRLSCLRVLHQLAASTTCAEAMAATSVGTPQVVPLLMKAIGWQGGSILALETLKRVVVAGNRARDALVAQGLKVGLVEVLLGLLDWRAGGRNGLCSQMKWNESEASIGRVLAIEVLHAFATEGAHCTKVRDLLNSSDIWSAYKDQKHDLFLPSSAQSAAAGVAGLIESSSSRLTYALTAPSPQPAPSRPPTASPISEPNGKQDELS; encoded by the exons AATGCTCTTGTTCGATTTGCTGAGGAGCCCCAAATGTTTGCAATTGAGTTCAATGATGGGTGCCCCATCCAT GTTTATGCAAGCACGTCCCGTGATAGCTTACTTGCAGCAGTTCGCGATGTGTTGCAAACAGAA GGTCAATGTGCAGTGACTGTGTTACCAAGACTGACAATGCCAGGCCATCCTATTGATCCACCTTGTGGGAGAGTCCATTTACAATCTGGACTTCAACGGCCTATTGCAGATGTGGAGAGTGCATCCATGCATTTGAAACACTTAGCAGCAGCTGCCAAAGATGCAGTTTCCGAAGGTGGTTCCATTCCTGGATCAAGAGCTAAGCTATGGCGCAGAATAAGAGAGTTCAATGCATGTATTCCATATAGTGGAGTTCCTCCTAACATAGAAGTACCTGAGGTGACTTTGATGGCTTTAATAACAATGCTTCCAGCTACACCGAATCTTCCTCCAGAGTCACCTCCCTTACCTCCCCCTTCACCTAAAGCAGCTGCAACAGTGATGGGCTTTATTGCATGTTTACGTAGATTACTAGCTTCAAGAACTGCTGCGTCACATGTGATGTCTTTTCCTGCTGCTGTTGGAAGAATAATGGGTTTACTAAGAAATGGTTCAGAGGGTGTAGCTGCTGAAGCTGCAGGGCTAGTTGCAGTTCTTATTGGTGGTGGTCCTGGGGATACAAATATACTGACGGACTCTAAAGGAGAGCAGCATGCAACAATCATGCACACAAAGTCAGTGTTGTTTGCTAATCAGGGTTATGCTATTATACTTGCCAACAGACTGAAGCCAATGTCTGTATCACCATTATTATCAATGGCCGTTGTTGAGGTTCTTGAGGCAATGATATGTGAACCACATGGTGAGACAACACAATACACAGTGTTTGTTGAACTGTTACGCCAAGTAGCTGGTTTGAAGCGTCGTTTGTTTGCATTGTTTGGACATCCTGCTGAAAGTGTTAGAGAAACAGTGGCTGTGATTATGCGTACAATTGCAGAAGAAGATGCAATTGCAGCAGAGTCCATGCGCGATGCTGCATTGCGTGATGGTGCTTTGCTGAGACATTTATTGCATGCCTTCTTCCTTCCTCCTGGTGAGCGACGTGAGGTTAGTCGACAGCTTGTTGCTCTCTGGGCAGATTCTTATCAACCAGCTCTGGATTTATTGTCCAGAGTTCTGCCTCCTGGGCTTGTTGCTTATTTGCACACACGTTCTGAGGGAGTTCAATCAGAAGATGCCAATCAAGAAGGATCTTTGACCAGTAGAAGACAGAGACGCTTACTCCAACAGAGGAAAGGTCGTACAGGAAAAGGATCAACATCTCAAGAGAATTCCTTACCTAATGTAAACAATTATGAAGTTGGTGATCCCATGACACAGACAAATGCTGGTACTTTTAAGGTGTCAGATAACTATCAAAGATCTGTACTGGATCAGAGTTCTGGACAGGCTTCGACCATTCAGTCTTCTGGTGCTCAAACTGTTGAAAATTCCACTGGAGAGTTAGCGTCTTCAGGGGTTCCACAAAACAATCATTCAGCTTTTGTGGCTTCAGCTGATTCTCAGTCAAGAAGTATTCACGAGGCAGTGGAAGCAAATACTTCAATGTCAATTGATTCTGATTCCAATGTTACTGGTTTCCAGAACACAGGCCTCCCTGCTCCTGCTCAGGTTGTTGTGGAAAACACTCCTGTGGGATCTGGTAGGCTACTTTGTAATTGGCCTGAATTCTGGCGAGCATTTAGCCTTGATCATAATCGTGCAGATTTGATCTGGAATGAGCGCACTAGGCAAGAGTTGAGGGAAACTTTGCAGGCTGAGGTTCATAAGTTAGATGTTGAGAAGGAGCGTACTGAAGATATTGTTCCTGGAGGTGCTACGGCAGATACTATGACTGGCCAAGATAGTGTACCCCAGATATCTTGGAACTACTCTGAGTTCTCTGTTAGATATCCTAGCTTGTCCAAAGAAGTTTGCGTGGGTCAGTATTATCTGCGTTTGCTGCTTGAGAGTGGTAGTGTTGGCAGGGCACAAGATTTTCCATTGCGTGATCCAGTTGCCTTCTTTAGAGCACTCTACCATCGGTTCTTATGTGATGCAGACATAGGACTTACAGTAGATGGAGCTGTTCCTGATGAAATGGGTGCATCTGATGATTGGTGCGACATGGGAAGACTAGATGGTtttggaggtggaggaggatATTCCGTGAGAGAGCTATGTGCTAGAGCAATGGCAATTGTATATGAGCAGCATTACAAAACAGTAGGTCCTTTTGAGGGCACTGCTCACATTACAGTTCTGTTGGATAGGACAGATGATAGGGCTTTGAGGCACCGTCTTCTAGTGCTCTTGAAG GTGTTAATGAAGGTTTTGTCAAATGTCGAGGCGTGCGTTTTGGTTGGAGGATGTGTGTTAGCTGTTGATATGCTGACAGTGGCTCATGAAGCTTCAGAAAGGACAGCTATTCCCTTGCAGTCTAATTTGATTGCTGCTACTGCTTTCATGGAACCGCTCAAGGAATGGATGTTTGTTGACAAGGAAGGAGCACAGGTTGGACCTGTTGAAAAGGATGCCATTAGAAGATTTTGGTCAAAGAAGGCTATTGATTGGACAACAAGGTGCTGGGCTTCTGGGATGCTAGACTGGAAGAGACTGCGGGATATTCGTGAACTTCGTTGGGCACTAGCTGTTCGAGTTCCCGTTCTCACGCCAACTCAG ATTGGTGAGGCAGCTTTGTCCATATTACACAGCATGGTATCTGCACATTCAGATTTAGACGACGCTGGAGAGATAGTTACCCCAACTCCTAGAGTAAAAAGGATCTTGTCAAGTCCACGTTGCCTTCCGCATATTGCTCAG GCATTGCTTTCTGGAGAACCAAGTATTGTAGAGGGTGCTGCTGCTTTACTGAAGGCTGTTGTTACTAGAAATCCCAAGGCCATGATTCGCCTATACAGCACGGGCACATTTTATTTCTCCCTGGCATATCCTGGATCTAATCTCCTTTCAATCTCCCAACTCTTCTCAGTGACTCATGTTCATCAAGCATTTCATGGTGGTGAAGAAGCTGCAGTTTCCTCTTCCTTGCCTCTGGCGAAGCGCAGTGTATTGGGTGGGCTTCTTCCAGAATCTTTGCTGTATGTATTGGAGCGTAGTGGTCCAGCTGCATTTGCAGCTGCAATGGTATCTGATTCTGATACTCCAGAGATTATATGGACTCACAAGATGCGAGCTGAAAATCTGATTCGCCAG GTTTTGCAGCATCTGGGTGATTTCCCCCAGAAATTATCACAGCACTGCCATTCTCTATATGAATATGCTCCTATGCCACCAGTGACATACCCAGAGCTACGAGATGAAATGTGGTGTCACCGTTATTACCTCCGTAACTTATGTGATGAGATTCGGTTTCCAAATTGGCCGATTGTTGAACATGTTGAGTTCCTGCAGTCATTATTGGTAATGTGGCGTGAGGAGTTGACAAGAAGACCAATGGATCTTTCCGAAGAAGAAGCTTGCAAAATATTAGAGATCTCATTGGAAGATGTATCAAGTGATGATGCTGACACGAAGCATTCTTTTGAGATGGGTGAGGAGGTATCTAGCATATCCAAGCAGATTGAGAAcattgatgaagaaaagctTAAACGGCAATATAGGAAACTCGCCATGAGATACCACCCAGACAAAAATCCTGAAGGAAGGGAGAAATTTCTTGCTGTACAGAAAGCTTATGAGCGCCTGCAG GCCACTATGCAAGGCTTGCAAGGCCCTCAGCCATGGCGATTGTTGCTTCTATTGAAAGGACAGTGTATCTTGTACAGACGTTATGGAGGCATACTGGAGCCATTTAAATATGCTGGTTATCCAATGTTGCTCAATGCAGTTACTGTGGACAAGGATGATAACAATTTTCTTTCCTCAGATAGAGCACCTCTCCTTGTTGCAGCGTCAGAGCTTATTTGGCTGAC GTGTGCATCTTCTTCATTGAATGGTGAAGAACTTGTGAGGGATGGTGGCATACAACTTCTTGCGAATCTTCTTTCCCGTTGCATGTGTGTAGTTCAGCCAACCACTCCTGCAAGTGAACCATCCGCAATAATTGTTACAAATGTGATGCGAACCTTTTGTGTTTTGAGTCAATTTGAGAGTGCCTGGTCTGAGATGCTTGAGTATTCTGGACTAGTTGATGATATTGTGCACTGCACTGAACTTGAGCTGGTACCAGCTGCTGTTGATGCTGCTCTCCAGACTATTGCACATGTTTCTGTGTCCACTGAATTACAGGATGCCTTGCTGAAGGCTGGAGTTGTGTG GTACCTTTTGCCCGTGCTGCTTCAATACGACTCAACTGCAGAGGAATCTAATGCAACAGAATCACATGGTGTTGGTGCTAGTGTTCAAATTGCGAAAAATATGCATGCTGTACGTGCCTCACAGGCGCTTTCAAGGCTTAGTGGTTTGTGTAGTGATGAGAGTTCAACACCTTATAATCAGACTGCAGCTGATGCCCTCAGAGCTCTGTTGACTCCTAAACTAGCCAGTATGTTAAAAGATCAAGCACCAAAAGACTTGCTAtctaaattaaacaataacTTGGAGTCTCCTGAG ATTATCTGGAACTCTTCAACCCGAGCAGAACTACTGAAATTTGTGGATCAGCAACGTGCAAGTCAGGGTCCTGACGGTTCATATGAGATGAAAGATTCACATGTATTTGCATATAAGGCACTATCAAAAGAACTCTATGTTGGAAATGTTTACTTGAGGGTCTATAATGATCAGCCAGATTTTGAGATCAGTGAACCAGAAGCTTTCTGTGTTGCtttgattgattttatatCATATCTAGTGCACAATCAATGTGCTACAGATTCTGAAGTTAAGGATGTGCCAAATCAGAATGACTCATCCCTTGAGACATCTGAGCATCCTAATGATATGGCTGTTGGATCAATTGATGAGCAGCAGACTCCTGTTGAAGATTCAGCAGTATCTAATGGGCAAGTGGTAGACAAGGAAGAATTTGAAATGGTTAAGAATCTTAAATTTGCATTGAATTCACTGAAG AACTTACTGACAAATAGTCCAAATTTGGCGTCAATTTTTTCTACTAAAGATAAGCTATTGCCTCTTTTCGAATGTTTTTCGGTGCCTGTTGCCTCAGAAAGCAACATTCCTCAACTTTGCCTGAGTGTGCTGTCACTCTTGACTACGTATGCTCCCTGCTTGGAGGCTATGGTTGCAGATGGATCCAGCCTTCTCCTTTTATTACAAATGCTTCACTCAGCCCCAACTTGTCGTGAAGGGGTTCTTCATGTTCTTTATGCTCTGGCCAGCACACCAGAACTTGCTTGGGCAGCTGCCAAGCATGGGGGAGTGGTCTACATCCTTGAACTTCTCTTGCCTTTGCAGG AAGAAATTTCATTGCAACAAAGAGCAGCAGCTGCCTCATTGTTGGGGAAGCTTGTTGGGCAGCCAATGCATGGGCCTAGAGTTGCTATAACACTAGCAAGGTTTCTTCCAGATGGCTTGGTATCAGTTATTAGGGATGGTCCTGGTGAGGCTGTTGTAGTTTCCCTAGAACAGACTACTGAGACTCCGGAACTTGTATGGACACCAGCCATGGCTACTTCTTTGTCTGCACAAATTGCAACTATGGCATCAGATCTATATCGCGAACAGATGAAAGGTCGTGTGGTTGATTGGGATGTTCCTGAGCAGGCATCTGGGCAGCAAGAAATGAGAGATGAGCCACAG GTTGGTGGAATCTATGTTAGGTTATTCCTAAAAGATCCCAAGTTTCCTCTCCGAAATCCAAAGAGATTCTTGGAAGGACTGCTAGATCAGTATTTGACATCCATTGCTGCCACACATTACGACACACAAGCCGTTGACCCTGAACTTCCTTTGCTCCTTTCTGCTGCTTTGGTTTCATTACTACGAGTGCACCCTGCACTAGCTGATCATGTTGGGTATCTTGGATATGTGCCTAAACTTGTGGCTGCTGTGGCTTATGAAGGAAGACGAGAAACAATGGCATCCGGGGAGGTAAACAATGGCAGTTATGTGGACAGAACATATGAACCTGATGATGGATCCACACAGCCCACGCAAACTCCCCAAGAACGTGTGCGCCTCAGTTGTTTACGTGTCCTTCATCAACTGGCAGCTAGCACAACGTGTGCTGAAGCTATGGCAGCAACTAGTGTAGGAACACCTCAG GTCGTTCCTCTTCTAATGAAAGCAATAGGATGGCAAGGTGGAAGCATATTAGCTCTTGAGACACTAAAACGTGTTGTGGTTGCTGGAAACCGAGCTAGAGATGCACTTGTAGCACAAGGACTTAA GGTTGGTCTTGTTGAAGTACTTCTTGGCCTTCTTGATTGGAGAGCAGGGGGAAGGAATGGGCTTTGCTCTCAGATGAAGTGGAATGAATCTGAAGCATCTATTGGCAGGGTGCTAGCAATTGAG GTTTTGCATGCATTTGCAACTGAGGGGGCCCATTGCACTAAAGTGCGTGACCTATTAAATTCCTCAGAT ATTTGGAGTGCTTATAAAGACCAAAAACATGATCTTTTCCTCCCATCAAGTGCTCAATCTGCTGCCGCCGGAGTTGCTGGGCTAATTGAGAGTTCATCATCAAGACTCACTTATGCCCTTACGGCTCCCTCTCCACAACCAGCTCCATCGAGACCTCCTACTGCTTCACCTATATCTGAGCCAAATGGAAAACAAGATGAGCTTTCATAG